The Chryseobacterium nakagawai genome has a segment encoding these proteins:
- the rnr gene encoding ribonuclease R, translated as MPKKGKYISHKNDLKLMEIGRLILRFMNANASKIYNYKQIADGIEYKNPRQRELVIQALHKLQGSEKIKEVEKGKYIVNLKIAGTLTGIIDFNQSGNAYVNVEGLEDDVFVHSKNVKDALQGDKVLIITYHYKGKKLEGSVLEVLERNRTEFVGTFQKVAHKDFGFVVCDKKSINTDIFIPKAKFNNAEDGDKVIVKMTEWRPGDKNPEGEITQVLGAPGEHETEIHSILAEYGLPYEFPQEVELDADKIDRSITDEEVAKRWDMRNICTFTIDPKDAKDFDDALSIRKLENGNWEIGVHIADVSHYVIPGTILDDEAYQRATSVYLVDRVVPMLPEVLSNDVCSLRPHEDKYTFSAVFELNDQAEIQKQWFGRTVIHSDRRFTYEEAQERIETGQGDLAEEINVLDRLAKIMRNDRIRKGAITFDRSEVRFNLDENNQPIGVYFKISKDSNHLIEEFMLLANKKVSEFISLTRKGEITNNTFIYRVHDDPDPAKLEALRDFVSTFGYKMDLANTKKVAESLNKLLHDVKGKGEENMIETLAMRSMSKAVYSTEPIGHYGLGFAYYTHFTSPIRRYPDLIAHRLLQHYLDGGKSPSKQELEEKSKHCSSMERLAADAERDSIKYMQVKFMEKHLGETFTGVISGVAEFGFWVEIPENGAEGLIKLRDLVDDSYMYDAKTHAVYGIRHGNKYQLGDQVQIKVVKANLIQKQLDFKIV; from the coding sequence ATGCCAAAAAAAGGAAAATATATAAGTCATAAAAATGATTTGAAACTGATGGAAATCGGACGATTGATCCTTCGTTTCATGAATGCAAATGCATCAAAAATTTATAATTATAAGCAGATCGCTGATGGAATAGAATACAAAAATCCTAGACAAAGGGAACTTGTAATTCAGGCACTGCATAAACTTCAGGGATCTGAAAAGATTAAAGAAGTAGAAAAAGGAAAGTACATTGTAAACCTAAAAATAGCAGGAACATTAACTGGAATTATTGATTTTAACCAAAGCGGAAATGCTTACGTAAATGTAGAAGGATTAGAAGATGATGTCTTCGTTCACTCTAAAAATGTAAAGGATGCGCTGCAGGGAGATAAGGTTCTTATTATAACTTATCATTATAAAGGAAAGAAATTAGAAGGGTCTGTTTTGGAGGTTTTGGAAAGAAACAGAACAGAGTTTGTGGGGACTTTTCAAAAGGTGGCACACAAAGATTTTGGATTTGTAGTTTGTGATAAAAAATCAATCAATACAGACATCTTTATTCCAAAGGCAAAATTCAATAATGCAGAGGACGGTGACAAAGTGATCGTAAAGATGACGGAATGGAGACCTGGAGATAAAAATCCTGAAGGAGAAATCACACAGGTACTGGGTGCTCCGGGAGAACATGAAACCGAGATCCACTCTATCCTTGCTGAATATGGTCTGCCTTATGAGTTTCCACAGGAAGTAGAATTAGATGCCGATAAAATTGATAGAAGTATTACTGATGAAGAAGTAGCAAAACGTTGGGATATGCGTAACATTTGTACATTTACGATTGATCCTAAGGATGCGAAAGACTTTGATGATGCTTTATCTATAAGAAAACTAGAAAACGGAAACTGGGAAATCGGAGTTCACATTGCTGATGTATCTCACTATGTAATTCCGGGAACAATTCTGGATGACGAAGCTTATCAGAGGGCCACTTCGGTTTATTTGGTAGATAGAGTTGTACCCATGTTACCAGAAGTATTGAGTAATGATGTATGTTCCCTTCGCCCCCACGAAGATAAATATACCTTCTCAGCAGTTTTTGAACTGAATGATCAGGCTGAAATCCAAAAACAATGGTTTGGAAGAACAGTAATTCATTCAGACAGAAGATTTACTTATGAAGAAGCTCAGGAACGTATTGAAACGGGTCAGGGAGATTTGGCTGAAGAGATCAATGTTCTTGACAGATTAGCTAAGATCATGCGTAATGATCGTATCAGAAAAGGAGCTATTACATTTGACAGAAGTGAAGTAAGATTCAATCTGGACGAAAATAATCAGCCCATCGGAGTTTACTTTAAAATTAGTAAAGATTCTAATCACCTGATCGAGGAATTCATGCTTTTAGCCAACAAAAAAGTATCTGAATTTATTTCCTTAACAAGAAAAGGAGAAATCACTAATAATACATTCATCTACAGGGTTCACGACGATCCGGATCCTGCTAAACTGGAAGCATTAAGAGACTTTGTTTCTACCTTCGGATATAAAATGGATCTGGCGAATACCAAAAAGGTTGCAGAATCTTTGAATAAACTTCTTCATGATGTAAAAGGAAAAGGAGAAGAAAATATGATTGAAACACTGGCGATGAGAAGTATGAGTAAGGCGGTATATTCTACGGAACCTATTGGCCACTACGGGCTTGGGTTTGCATATTATACCCACTTCACCTCTCCTATTCGTCGTTATCCGGATTTGATCGCTCACCGTCTTCTTCAGCATTATCTGGATGGAGGAAAATCTCCAAGCAAACAAGAACTGGAAGAAAAATCTAAGCACTGTAGTTCAATGGAAAGATTGGCAGCAGATGCGGAAAGAGATTCTATTAAATATATGCAGGTGAAATTCATGGAAAAACACCTTGGTGAAACATTTACAGGAGTGATTTCGGGAGTGGCAGAATTCGGATTCTGGGTAGAAATCCCTGAAAACGGAGCCGAAGGTCTGATTAAGCTGAGAGATCTTGTAGATGATTCTTATATGTACGATGCCAAAACGCATGCAGTATATGGAATCAGACATGGAAATAAATACCAGTTGGGAGATCAGGTTCAGATTAAAGTAGTAAAAGCTAATCTGATTCAAAAGCAATTGGACTTTAAGATTGTTTAG
- a CDS encoding RNA polymerase sigma factor → MKIKDAEIISLMQNPRTQDKGVRALMDAYQSRLYWHIRRIIVDGDLAQDTLQETFIKAYQNFHQFKNDSQLYTWLYRIATNEALQQVNKLKKMQKTDEDPEYYMQNLVADNMEGDAEEIQILLQNAIQSLPEKQKLVFMMRYYDDLPYEEISKIVDMSVGTLKTNYHYAKQKIEEYIKENYER, encoded by the coding sequence ATGAAGATTAAGGACGCGGAGATTATTTCGTTGATGCAGAATCCACGAACACAGGATAAAGGTGTTCGTGCCTTGATGGATGCCTATCAAAGCAGATTGTACTGGCACATACGAAGGATTATTGTGGACGGAGATCTTGCCCAGGATACTTTGCAGGAAACTTTTATTAAAGCTTATCAGAATTTTCATCAGTTTAAAAACGATAGCCAGTTGTATACATGGCTATATAGGATTGCTACCAACGAAGCACTACAGCAGGTTAATAAACTGAAGAAAATGCAGAAGACGGATGAAGATCCGGAGTATTACATGCAGAATCTTGTAGCTGATAATATGGAAGGAGATGCTGAAGAAATACAGATTTTATTGCAAAACGCCATACAAAGCCTGCCGGAAAAGCAGAAACTGGTATTTATGATGCGGTATTATGATGATTTACCTTATGAAGAAATTTCTAAGATTGTAGACATGTCTGTAGGGACATTGAAAACAAATTATCATTATGCCAAACAGAAAATAGAAGAATATATTAAGGAAAATTACGAAAGATAA
- a CDS encoding KdsC family phosphatase produces the protein MSYKEKLKDIKAFVFDVDGVFTDGSVYLMPGGNMCRVMNVLDGYAVVKALKNNYLIGVITGGNDEMVKHRINYLGIQDYYPKSHNKIEDFEDFKKKYNLKNEEILTMGDDLPDIHIMENSAIAACPENAVPEVKGVSHYISPKKGGSGAVRDVIEQVMKVQGNWHDDNTQSV, from the coding sequence ATGAGTTATAAAGAGAAATTAAAGGATATTAAAGCCTTTGTATTTGATGTAGATGGAGTTTTCACAGACGGGAGTGTCTATCTGATGCCGGGAGGAAATATGTGCCGGGTGATGAATGTACTGGATGGTTACGCAGTAGTTAAAGCTTTAAAAAACAATTATTTAATAGGAGTTATTACTGGTGGTAATGATGAAATGGTAAAACACAGAATCAATTACCTTGGTATTCAGGATTATTATCCGAAATCCCATAATAAAATTGAGGATTTTGAAGATTTTAAAAAGAAATATAACCTTAAGAATGAGGAGATTCTAACCATGGGAGATGATCTTCCGGATATTCATATTATGGAAAATTCTGCGATTGCAGCATGTCCTGAAAATGCAGTTCCTGAAGTAAAAGGAGTTTCTCATTATATCTCTCCTAAAAAAGGCGGAAGCGGTGCAGTACGCGATGTGATTGAACAGGTAATGAAAGTTCAGGGGAACTGGCATGATGATAACACACAATCTGTATAA
- a CDS encoding YraN family protein, with the protein MADHNDFGKIAEDMTADYLQKNGYKILARNFRFQKAEIDIIAEKDELIIIVEVKARSTDFFILPQEAVTKTKIRSIVQAANHYLEEFNKQNEVRFDIISVLPDENKNLIINHISDAFQALDAN; encoded by the coding sequence ATGGCAGATCATAATGACTTTGGAAAGATAGCTGAAGATATGACTGCAGATTATCTCCAGAAAAACGGGTATAAAATCCTGGCCAGAAACTTCAGATTTCAGAAAGCAGAGATTGATATTATTGCTGAAAAAGATGAGCTGATTATCATTGTTGAAGTTAAGGCAAGATCTACCGATTTTTTCATCCTGCCCCAGGAAGCAGTAACCAAAACAAAGATCAGATCTATTGTTCAGGCGGCAAACCATTATCTTGAAGAATTCAATAAACAGAATGAGGTGAGGTTTGATATTATTTCCGTTCTACCTGACGAGAATAAAAACTTAATCATTAATCATATAAGCGATGCTTTCCAGGCTTTGGATGCCAATTAA
- a CDS encoding Rossmann-like and DUF2520 domain-containing protein, with product MQIVIIGSGNVAYHMAKAFRLKGISLAQIFGRNEKELNKISEELNIPYSTEHLEDADLYIICVSDNSVEEVSKLVIKKDCLVAHTSGSLPKENLSGEYRKASFYPLQTFSKSKELDYDKIPFFIEAEYEKDTKTLFELASRISKNVMESNHEKRKYIHLTAVFACNFVNHLFSRAKEISDSQEIPFNYFLPLIDETVQKIHEIDPKMAQTGPAVRNDLRVLELHEQLLQDEESLSIYKTMNHSIQKMYEL from the coding sequence ATGCAAATTGTAATTATCGGTTCCGGAAATGTTGCGTATCATATGGCAAAAGCCTTCAGATTGAAAGGTATTTCCCTTGCTCAAATTTTTGGGCGGAACGAAAAAGAATTGAATAAAATTTCTGAAGAGCTGAATATTCCTTATTCTACAGAACATCTGGAAGATGCAGATCTATATATCATCTGTGTAAGTGATAATTCTGTAGAAGAAGTCTCGAAGTTGGTTATTAAAAAGGACTGCCTTGTAGCCCATACCTCTGGTTCACTTCCAAAAGAAAATCTAAGTGGAGAATACAGAAAGGCAAGTTTTTATCCGTTACAAACCTTTTCAAAATCCAAAGAACTTGACTATGACAAGATTCCGTTTTTCATTGAAGCTGAGTATGAAAAGGATACAAAAACACTCTTTGAACTGGCTTCCAGAATTTCGAAAAATGTGATGGAAAGTAATCATGAAAAAAGAAAGTACATTCACCTTACCGCAGTTTTTGCCTGTAATTTTGTGAATCATCTTTTTTCAAGGGCTAAAGAAATTTCAGATTCTCAGGAAATCCCATTCAACTATTTTTTACCCTTGATTGACGAAACGGTACAAAAGATCCATGAGATAGATCCTAAAATGGCTCAAACGGGACCTGCTGTAAGAAATGATCTTAGGGTTTTAGAATTACATGAGCAGTTATTACAAGACGAAGAAAGTCTTAGCATTTATAAGACAATGAATCATTCTATTCAAAAAATGTATGAGTTATAA
- a CDS encoding LysE family translocator, protein MLELVLSAIILGFMLSLVFIGPIFFLLIETSFSRGPKHALSLDLGVITADLLCIVAAYYASADIVTLIDKHPGFYRITSILIFIYGIVMLVTKTKMHMPGEEKIIGQNYIKTFFNGFFFNLLNVGVILFWLVTVISVRNQYPDTSSFILYISIVIGTYLGIDLAKIFLAKQFHDKLTQKLANRIRRVVGVILIIFSFFIFLQSFKKFNQFDRQLEEAEKKEVKYQKTK, encoded by the coding sequence ATGCTTGAACTTGTACTATCTGCCATCATTTTAGGATTCATGTTGAGTCTGGTTTTTATAGGACCTATATTCTTCCTGTTAATAGAAACCAGTTTCTCAAGAGGCCCAAAGCATGCCTTATCATTGGATCTTGGTGTTATCACTGCAGATTTATTATGTATTGTAGCCGCTTATTATGCCAGTGCAGATATTGTTACTCTAATTGATAAACATCCTGGTTTCTACAGGATCACTTCCATTCTTATTTTTATTTATGGAATTGTTATGTTGGTGACGAAGACTAAAATGCACATGCCAGGCGAAGAGAAGATTATTGGTCAAAACTATATTAAGACCTTTTTCAATGGTTTTTTCTTTAATCTTTTAAATGTTGGAGTCATCCTTTTCTGGCTGGTAACGGTGATTTCCGTAAGAAATCAATATCCGGACACCAGCAGTTTTATTTTATACATAAGCATTGTAATAGGAACTTATCTAGGGATTGACCTTGCCAAGATATTTTTGGCTAAGCAGTTTCACGATAAACTTACCCAAAAGCTGGCCAATAGAATCAGAAGAGTTGTAGGAGTGATTCTTATTATTTTCAGTTTCTTTATCTTCCTACAGAGCTTTAAAAAGTTTAATCAGTTTGACAGACAGCTAGAAGAAGCCGAGAAAAAAGAAGTTAAATATCAAAAAACGAAATGA
- a CDS encoding Maf family protein, producing the protein MKLLLASQSPRRKELLSSLGFEFEVVKIDCEEIIPEHIKIEEAAAYLSELKAEAFRGLAPGEVLLTADTVVAIDQQILGKPKDETDAQNMLRNLSGRTHQVYTGITIKTADQTFTETDVADVILDEITDDEIQYYVQNYKPFDKAGSYGIQEWLGMAKIKSLTGSFYTIMGLPTHLVYKILKEIPVI; encoded by the coding sequence ATGAAATTACTTTTAGCATCCCAATCACCGAGAAGAAAGGAACTTCTTTCCAGCCTTGGTTTCGAATTTGAAGTGGTAAAAATTGACTGCGAGGAAATTATTCCTGAACACATTAAAATAGAAGAAGCCGCAGCTTATTTATCTGAATTAAAAGCAGAGGCTTTCAGAGGTCTAGCTCCGGGTGAAGTTTTACTTACTGCAGATACTGTGGTTGCCATTGATCAACAGATTCTAGGCAAACCAAAAGATGAAACTGACGCTCAAAATATGCTTCGAAATCTTTCGGGAAGAACACATCAGGTGTATACAGGGATTACCATCAAAACTGCTGATCAGACATTTACCGAAACGGATGTTGCTGATGTGATCCTGGACGAGATTACAGATGATGAGATACAGTATTATGTTCAAAATTATAAACCTTTTGACAAAGCCGGAAGCTATGGAATTCAGGAATGGCTGGGAATGGCAAAAATAAAAAGTCTTACAGGAAGTTTTTATACAATTATGGGGCTTCCTACCCACCTTGTGTACAAAATTTTGAAAGAGATTCCTGTGATTTAA
- the tsaB gene encoding tRNA (adenosine(37)-N6)-threonylcarbamoyltransferase complex dimerization subunit type 1 TsaB: protein MKILYLETSSKNCSVAVSDNEKLLCVCEEVSENYKQSESLHTYVEWALEGAGILLKDIEAVSLGKGPGSYTGLRIGAASAKGFCYGLKVPFIAINSLESMIEPFLRQNYDFIVPLIDARRMEVYTGVYDGSTGEEISVTEAKILDETSFQEFRDKKVVFVGDGAKKAKDILKLPAADFREDIYPSAQYLIKKTLEKIEKKEFEDMAYFEPFYLKDFHGVKKKGS from the coding sequence ATGAAAATTCTATATCTTGAAACATCCTCTAAAAATTGTTCGGTAGCCGTATCAGATAACGAAAAGCTGCTGTGTGTATGTGAAGAGGTTTCTGAAAACTATAAACAATCTGAAAGTCTTCATACTTATGTTGAATGGGCGCTGGAAGGCGCAGGAATATTACTGAAAGACATTGAAGCAGTTTCTTTAGGAAAAGGACCGGGGTCTTATACCGGATTAAGAATTGGAGCAGCCTCTGCAAAAGGGTTTTGCTATGGGCTGAAGGTTCCGTTTATAGCCATCAATTCTCTTGAAAGCATGATAGAGCCGTTTTTAAGGCAGAACTATGATTTTATAGTGCCATTAATCGACGCAAGAAGAATGGAGGTTTATACAGGTGTTTATGACGGTTCTACAGGGGAAGAGATATCTGTAACTGAAGCAAAGATTTTAGATGAAACTTCCTTTCAAGAATTTAGAGATAAGAAAGTAGTCTTTGTAGGAGATGGAGCTAAGAAAGCTAAAGATATTTTAAAACTGCCAGCTGCAGACTTTAGGGAAGATATTTATCCATCTGCCCAATATCTGATTAAAAAGACATTGGAGAAAATAGAAAAGAAAGAATTTGAAGATATGGCTTATTTTGAGCCTTTTTATCTTAAAGACTTTCATGGAGTAAAGAAAAAGGGTTCTTAG
- the porW gene encoding type IX secretion system periplasmic lipoprotein PorW/SprE translates to MKKNILFLLVICLVASCATKTKKPEQRSKLLKGFSTYYNTLFNAKDALNSEFTARDKGHKDNFYAPYIPILTFEEQPLGSELGQSAAFAENSMKMAEVANRPSGRNSGIPNMPSSQGNAPSNPDGGTATKGATTLEIAEAKALKAINKYSVTRNGEEKNKQIFDAYIILAQSRIYRNKPLEAMDALNYVFTHMKDDKRIPLARIYQGVAYDKIKDYHRAHETFAKLKGDGINKTYSKLLSIYYAESLLDAGKKEDAAKELDLAFELNSNRKLKSRIAYLRGQVLENMGQNDKARESYTAAYKYSSNFEFEVKSQIAIAKTFNGKGDYNGAKNYLEGISKKGTYGSRKNEFYYALGLMANKAGKKDEAQQFFRKSLFEKVSDPQIRGLAYYEIGKSYLEKNDYIGAGAYYDSALVVMTYEPSKILLKDQSAYIKKISKNYYLIKKNDSILSLAKMDNTQRTEFFSKYIAKLKIKEEKEEQERRRAERNKGFDTGDYNANSIFANNNSNSFEDFGVTTKGFYFNNIGTVTKGTSSFKQVWGERALSDNWRFSKKMASIEDMKSEALGVTTAPNPRRFEPAYYIEQIPTDQGKLAQFKKDRDTASLGLGIMYQNYFTNTPLATKTLYDLVDVKPEEKVMLQALYEIFAMNYEKTPQAAERAKQILLTDYPYTSYAEFARNPKNISFVKSTEDVENEYKRAYALYEAEKFGESKEIIDQTIQKFPKDALVPKLYLLNAFNTGKASGKEVMILQLEQIALNYPKTPEGIRAKEMLNYLKSDLSFQATDNKGNSVPQQPGSPTPPVNNNIQPMANESLNGNSNGIQKDLKQPLPSANMNNTPQQKADKPKFRNKSIPDRPQNQ, encoded by the coding sequence ATGAAAAAGAATATATTGTTCCTTTTAGTGATTTGCCTTGTTGCTTCCTGTGCTACCAAAACAAAGAAGCCGGAGCAGCGTTCCAAATTATTAAAAGGATTTTCCACATATTACAACACCCTGTTTAATGCCAAGGATGCCCTAAACAGTGAATTTACAGCTAGAGATAAAGGACATAAGGACAATTTTTATGCTCCTTACATTCCTATTCTTACCTTTGAGGAGCAACCTTTAGGAAGTGAGTTAGGACAATCAGCTGCTTTTGCAGAGAATTCCATGAAAATGGCAGAAGTTGCCAACAGACCCTCCGGAAGAAATTCTGGGATTCCCAATATGCCAAGTAGCCAGGGAAATGCCCCTTCTAATCCCGATGGAGGAACAGCAACTAAAGGAGCAACAACTCTTGAAATTGCTGAAGCCAAAGCGTTAAAAGCCATCAATAAATATTCTGTTACCAGAAACGGAGAGGAAAAAAACAAACAGATTTTTGATGCCTATATTATTCTTGCGCAGTCTAGAATTTATAGAAATAAACCGTTGGAAGCAATGGATGCTCTTAATTATGTCTTCACTCATATGAAGGATGATAAAAGGATTCCATTGGCTAGAATTTACCAAGGGGTAGCTTATGATAAAATCAAAGACTACCACAGAGCCCATGAAACTTTTGCCAAGTTAAAGGGTGATGGAATTAATAAAACTTATTCCAAGCTTTTAAGCATTTATTATGCTGAATCACTCTTGGATGCCGGGAAAAAGGAAGATGCTGCAAAAGAACTTGATTTGGCTTTTGAGCTGAATTCTAATAGAAAACTGAAAAGCAGAATTGCTTATTTAAGAGGCCAGGTTCTTGAAAATATGGGACAAAACGATAAAGCACGAGAAAGCTATACCGCAGCCTATAAATATTCCAGTAATTTTGAGTTTGAAGTAAAATCTCAAATTGCTATTGCGAAAACGTTCAATGGTAAAGGAGATTACAATGGAGCTAAAAACTATCTGGAAGGAATCAGTAAAAAAGGAACTTATGGTTCCAGAAAAAATGAATTTTACTATGCTTTAGGACTTATGGCCAATAAAGCCGGAAAAAAGGATGAAGCACAACAGTTTTTTAGAAAGTCTTTGTTTGAGAAGGTTTCTGATCCTCAAATTCGTGGATTGGCTTATTATGAGATCGGAAAAAGTTATCTTGAAAAGAATGACTATATCGGCGCCGGAGCTTATTATGATTCTGCTCTTGTTGTAATGACCTACGAGCCTTCAAAGATTTTACTAAAGGATCAATCTGCATATATTAAAAAGATCTCTAAGAACTATTATCTGATTAAAAAGAATGACAGCATTCTTTCTTTAGCAAAAATGGATAATACCCAACGAACAGAATTTTTCTCAAAATACATTGCCAAATTAAAGATCAAAGAGGAGAAAGAGGAACAGGAAAGAAGACGTGCAGAACGAAACAAAGGATTTGATACCGGAGATTATAATGCAAATTCTATTTTTGCCAATAACAATTCTAATTCTTTTGAGGATTTTGGGGTAACAACAAAAGGTTTTTACTTCAACAATATTGGAACTGTAACTAAAGGAACTTCTTCATTTAAACAAGTATGGGGTGAAAGAGCGCTTTCTGATAACTGGCGTTTTTCTAAGAAAATGGCTTCTATTGAGGACATGAAAAGTGAAGCGCTGGGGGTAACTACTGCTCCTAACCCAAGGCGTTTTGAGCCTGCTTATTACATTGAGCAGATTCCCACTGATCAGGGTAAACTGGCACAATTTAAAAAAGATAGAGATACGGCATCTTTAGGTCTTGGTATTATGTATCAAAATTATTTTACCAATACTCCCCTGGCCACCAAAACATTGTATGACCTGGTAGATGTAAAACCGGAAGAGAAGGTTATGCTTCAGGCATTGTATGAGATTTTTGCCATGAATTATGAGAAAACACCTCAGGCAGCCGAAAGAGCAAAACAAATTCTATTAACCGATTATCCTTATACTTCGTATGCTGAATTTGCAAGAAATCCTAAAAACATTTCGTTCGTAAAATCAACAGAAGATGTTGAAAATGAATACAAAAGAGCTTATGCCTTATATGAAGCTGAGAAATTTGGGGAAAGTAAGGAAATCATTGACCAAACAATCCAAAAGTTTCCTAAGGATGCATTAGTTCCGAAATTATACCTGCTGAATGCTTTTAATACAGGAAAAGCCAGTGGAAAAGAAGTAATGATTTTACAGCTTGAACAGATTGCCTTAAACTACCCCAAAACTCCAGAAGGAATAAGAGCTAAAGAAATGCTGAATTACCTGAAAAGTGATCTCAGCTTTCAAGCCACTGATAATAAAGGAAATTCTGTTCCCCAACAACCGGGATCCCCTACTCCACCTGTAAATAATAATATTCAGCCTATGGCCAATGAGAGCCTCAATGGAAACTCAAATGGAATACAGAAGGATCTTAAACAGCCATTGCCTTCAGCAAATATGAACAATACGCCTCAACAAAAAGCTGATAAGCCAAAATTTAGGAATAAGAGTATTCCTGATAGGCCACAAAATCAATAA
- a CDS encoding S66 peptidase family protein: protein MKKIIFPKDLKKGAKIAVISPAGAVEASQLEKGIELIKSKGFEPVLGEHLYSKFSNGYNYAGTEKERIKDINWALNDREIGAIWASRGGYGCQHLIQHLKLKNFTENPKWYIGYSDNTVIQSYLLKKGFASIHGQTIKTSSFGVTDESYDLIFDILKGKRPKYTLKSHPLNKKGNIEGELVGGNLALIYALLGTKYSFDFKDKILFIEDIGENFYALDRMIMSLELAGVFNKIKGLIVGGMTNMGDEKENKEYETSFDEFAYKMISERISKYKFPTVFGFPNGHIKDNRPLLIGGTVKIKAESKVKIEF from the coding sequence ATGAAAAAAATTATCTTTCCAAAAGATCTTAAAAAAGGAGCTAAAATAGCTGTTATTTCTCCTGCCGGAGCCGTAGAAGCTTCCCAACTTGAAAAGGGAATAGAGTTGATTAAAAGTAAAGGATTTGAACCTGTTTTGGGTGAACATCTTTACTCCAAATTTTCCAACGGATACAATTACGCAGGAACAGAAAAGGAAAGAATAAAAGATATCAACTGGGCTTTAAATGATAGAGAGATTGGTGCAATCTGGGCTTCCAGAGGTGGTTATGGATGCCAACACCTGATTCAGCATTTAAAATTGAAAAATTTCACTGAAAATCCAAAATGGTATATTGGTTATTCTGATAATACCGTCATACAAAGCTATCTATTGAAAAAAGGTTTTGCTTCCATCCATGGACAAACCATTAAAACTTCAAGTTTCGGGGTTACTGATGAAAGCTACGACCTGATCTTTGATATCTTAAAAGGTAAAAGACCTAAATATACCCTAAAATCACATCCATTAAATAAGAAAGGTAATATTGAAGGAGAATTGGTTGGAGGGAATTTAGCCCTAATATATGCCCTTCTGGGAACCAAATATTCTTTCGATTTTAAAGATAAAATCTTATTCATTGAAGATATTGGAGAAAATTTCTATGCGCTGGACCGTATGATTATGAGTCTTGAATTGGCTGGAGTTTTCAATAAGATCAAAGGACTTATTGTAGGCGGAATGACCAATATGGGTGATGAAAAGGAGAACAAAGAATATGAAACAAGCTTTGACGAATTTGCTTATAAAATGATTTCAGAAAGAATTTCAAAATATAAATTTCCTACAGTATTCGGGTTTCCAAACGGACATATCAAAGATAATCGCCCACTTTTGATTGGCGGAACAGTTAAAATAAAAGCTGAGTCTAAGGTTAAGATTGAGTTTTAA
- a CDS encoding SDR family NAD(P)-dependent oxidoreductase → MKTILITGATSGIGKSTAELLAKQGNRIIICGRREEVLKSLNTELSQFTEIFSLRFDVRNLNEVETAINSLPEKWKDIDVLINNAGNAHGLDPISSGKTDDWDSMIDGNVKGLLYVSKMIIPGMKTKNLGHIVNISSVAARQTYANGVVYCATKKAVDVISEGMRLELTEFGIKVTNIQPGAVETDFSLVRFKGDSEKAATVYTGYEALKAEDIADAIAYCVNAPKHVTIADMCIYPSAQAEPRTIYRK, encoded by the coding sequence ATGAAGACAATATTAATCACCGGAGCAACTTCAGGGATTGGTAAATCCACTGCAGAGCTTTTGGCTAAACAAGGAAATAGAATCATCATTTGTGGAAGGAGAGAAGAAGTACTGAAATCTTTAAATACTGAATTATCTCAATTTACCGAAATATTTAGTTTAAGGTTTGATGTGAGAAATCTCAATGAGGTGGAAACTGCGATCAATTCGCTTCCTGAAAAATGGAAAGATATTGATGTTCTGATTAATAATGCAGGGAATGCACATGGACTTGATCCGATTTCATCTGGAAAGACAGATGACTGGGATTCTATGATCGATGGGAATGTGAAAGGACTTCTTTATGTTTCTAAAATGATTATCCCAGGCATGAAAACTAAAAACTTAGGTCATATTGTAAACATTAGTTCTGTGGCAGCAAGACAGACATATGCAAATGGAGTAGTGTATTGTGCTACTAAAAAAGCAGTGGACGTTATTTCTGAAGGAATGAGACTAGAACTTACTGAATTCGGGATCAAAGTAACCAATATCCAACCGGGAGCAGTAGAAACAGATTTCTCACTGGTAAGATTCAAAGGAGATAGCGAAAAAGCGGCAACCGTATACACGGGGTATGAAGCATTAAAAGCTGAAGATATTGCAGATGCCATCGCATACTGTGTAAATGCTCCTAAACACGTTACCATTGCTGACATGTGTATCTATCCAAGTGCTCAGGCTGAACCCAGAACAATCTATAGAAAATAG